DNA sequence from the Bombus huntii isolate Logan2020A chromosome 7, iyBomHunt1.1, whole genome shotgun sequence genome:
TGTTGATAATTGGGTTGTCGTGTCGAGGAGTTGTTTGTTTCGCGGGTCCACGAGCAACCCATAATGGCTTAAAAAATCTACGCCTATGATAGGCGTTTGAACGTCAGCAATTACGAAGTTCCACTTGAAGGCTCGTCTTAGGGACAGGTTAAGGCCAATCGCAGTGGTACCATACGTTGCGATGCGCGTCCCCCAGTTGGCCGCGAATAGTTCGTACGCGTTTTTCTTGACGTGCCTATGGATTTTACTGCGGGGGTATACGCTGATGTCGGCGCCGGTGTCTACAAGGAAAGAGATCTTCGTTCCCTTGTCCGTAACGAAGATGCGGCGGGAACTCAGGCCGTCGTCGTCTGCCGCGTctacggacggctggtctcgtttccCGACTTCCACGTGCATGGGAAACGACAGCTCCTCGCGCGTTCTCCGAACTTTGCATGATAGAAACACAGACCGTCTTGCCGTGGCCGATCTCGCGAGCGCGAACGTCGGTGGTATCGCGAACGCGAGCGTGATCGTGATCGTGATCGTGGTCGACGATGATTAATCATGCTCAACGCGTTCATCTGTGCCTGCAACTGTGATATTTGCTCGCTCAACACGTTGATTGCGGCGGCCATTGGTTCGTATACTCCAGCGTTTTGCGCTGGTGGGTCCATTACTGCCGTTACCCGGGCGGTGCGCTGAAAATCCTCCGTGAATTCTTCAGCGATCAGGTCCGCCTGCCGCAATAACCTTTCTGGGTCCGAATCGTCGACTGCCGCGAGGACACGCCTGATGCGGGCGGGTAATCGGTTCCTCCACAGCGTGAGGGTAAAATCATCGGGCGTGGAGGGGCTGGAGAGTTTTTTTAAGTGTTGGTAAAACTGGGATGGCTTTCTATCTCCCATCTCCTCGCTTTCCACCAACTTCTTTATCCGGGTCGCGTCCGTATCGGATAATTTGCGAATGAGCGCATGTTTTAATTTCTCGTAGCGTCCGATGTCTGGAGGGTTCGTCATTAGGTCTTCGACGTCCTGGAGCTGTTGATCGTTTAGGCATTTTGCCAGCGTCACGTACTTAATGGTGTCTTCCGTAATTCGCGCTGCCTCGAATTGTCTCTCCAGAAGGGCAAACCATGCCGCCGTGTTCGTGGGCAGCAGTGGAGACATGCTGATCACCTGGCTGGCTATGGTTCCCTGTGTATTACTTTCCATCGTCGCGGTGCACTCAAAATCGGTGGTTAAAAACGATAGCACTATCACGGTCACCTCTTTCACTAAATGTCACGTTAAATCACGTCGGGGTTACCAGTTTGAGGTGGTATGGTGATAGGTGCGTAAGGAACTACTcttggtgtttttaacgaacaatagtttaattagaactaatcaacaatcagagttaacaattaacaactaacaattacacttaacagacaacaggtaacaactaacaaataacgatagacaCCGAGAGATCATTCGACGCGTTGCTATGCAAATAGTACCGAGGAGTTACACATTTAATGGCGCAAGACAGACTGACTCTGCTTTTGTTTCGGATCGCgcagattcttcccttcgtagcccatcgatatcccccactagcgtgcattcattagatgtgccgccagtgctggcacgtgtatgctcttccgagaattcggcggaaagagtgtgaagatatcgatggtacattgggcacgtcggtgttgcgctttggcggcgtcgcgctttgcatccggagccgttgaaaagttccgtggcccgtgccgccacagatctataaattttaatatattatacaaaattattcaattagtTTTCATTATTAGAGCAGCAATCAGTACATGTTAACAACAAAATTATGTACCATATCGTCGTTCACTGCTATGGGTATTTGGGGTCTTACAAAAAAGAGAGGTGACAACGAAGCAATCATAACTACAAAAGAAGTTCTAATAGCAAAAGCCGATGCATTATACGAGCAAGAACAATACCAGGAAATACATGACcttctaataaattataaagtaatGACATTATGTATATCACTTATAAatgtagataataaaattgaatatttttataggatAGCGgtgatattgaaattatatggCGTTTGTGTAGAGCAATGTATAAATTGTCTAAAATTGTGAGTGAAGTGGatggaaagaaattaattttcgaagCTTATGATTTAATACTTGAAGCACTTGAGATAAAAGAGGATAATTGGGCTGCACACAAATGGGCATCGATTCTTCTTAATTCTAAGACTCTTTATGAAGGAGTAAAAGCACAAATAAAAGAGTCatataatattaagaaatatatgCAGGtatatttcatgataatatattaatatatatatgtcggagatgaaagaacaccggagcctttggaattttggataatcccgcaacattgtaacctagagtctactatagctgtaattgaacaattgtagttattcaacccgattgtaattattcgagaattgtgataatgagcttgggctcgaggcgacagtcagtcgccgaacgtagccgcggtcacgggatgaacgctttgcctgacaaaggtatggagtaattctatagctctccttaaaagaaatatttgtggcgacacgcgacagtaaacattccaacggtttctgtcccgtggctcgccacgtgcagaccctattcttcgagtaagatgattgccagatgtcgatgcgtctccgcagtacatgttcggctagcccgagggcccgttataaatcttaaggtttagttaactaaagtccttcaaacagacaaacggtctttgtcccaactatgggaagataggggagacatatttttcaacgagcggcgtctcccactaacaactttccctcgagggcggctagcatccttttctaaccaccgatatggagattgaccaattagcagcaacgtcaatttcccttactttctgaacgaaggcttttctcgacgaatccgatgatctcgtatccttagacacaccccgttatagttttcctgtgtggcatcatcgggacgggaaaggcattctcgctcgcgatctcatcgatcaaAGAGTAACGctttcgcgatcagtgattattctcagacttagactttgtgagtacgttctgttgtcatcccgttggccgcggattcgttatttagcccgagagcatcgtcactagtgtcgcgagtgccgaaccgccgtgatcaattgttaagactgtaataattctatcattgTAATAAACTACGCCTGTGTGTACCGTATCAATGGCTAatcctcgagaagattcatttgacgcccacaacccCATTTCCAGTGATGAtccgacaaatatatatatatatatatacttataaatatttcattccttGACACAATGTCAAGCAATTGTATCGAATATGTTTAATGTCGCAGAGAGCAATGGAACCAAATCCAAAAGAACCAACACTTATGTACATGCTTGGTACTTGGTGCTATCAAGTTTCTGATTTAACATGGTatcaaagaaaaattgcatctGTAATATTTGGAGAACCGCCATCTTCATCATTCGAGGAAGctctaaaatattttgaaactgCAGAGGAAATTGATCCCAATTTCTATagtcaaaatttattaatgttgggaaaaacctacttaaaattaaatcaaaaagAGCTAGctacgaaatatttaaaaatggccCTTGATTATCCTGCAAAGAACGAAGATGATCGAGATGCTAAACAGGAAGCGCAGAAGttgttaaagaaattttaacaaacTGGACAgaagttataatttattatatgataAATTGGAATTGAAGGGATAGAAgggataaagaaaaatttagaatCTATCTTTTAAGTagaagtataaaatttatttactataATGTACAATACAACTTATGTGTGATGAACCTGTTATACACAACATCTATTTACAGTTCCCAAGTAAAGTAAGTAGTAGTTCCCATATAAAGTAGTCCCCAAGTCTAATTAGTTTAGCGATCAGGAGagtattcttcttcttcttcttcttctttttcttgttcATCTTCATTCGTATTCCTGAGAAGCCTCTGAATTGCTTCTGCTTGCAAGCTGCTGAGCAACTGGAGATATGGACGTGTTCGAGGGTTGCCTGGTCTTCGCCCCGTCCTTCCCGTCAGATGGTATAAAAGGTAGCGATGCAGGCCAAATTCCGAGATGAATTGACCACATGGGCAAATAAAGCTCACCATAACGTAATTCCGAGGTAAATTGTCTCGAGATTGTCTTCTGATGTGCAAGCTATTGTAACCAAGCGGGCACTCTCCCATCGTTTTGTTATAAGGCACGatctggaaaaataaaattaagataggtaaataaacaaataaaataaataatttcaaacaaattgtttgaaaaatcagtggaagaaacgatttgaaggaaataaaatacttactgCTCCAAGTGTGGTGAAGATGTATAAGGACGCTTTCAATCGCGAAGCGCTTCCAAACGTGAAGAACTTTCGAACTCGAAGTACTTCCAAATGCGAAGAAGaatctggaaaaataaaattaagatagataaataaaaaataaataaataataaataaggaaataaaataaataatttcaaacaaattgtttgaaaaatcagtggaagaaacgatttgaaggaaataaaatacttactgCTCCAAGTGTGGTGAAGATGTATAAGGACGCTTTCAATCGCGAAGCGCTTCCAAACGTGAAGAACTTTCGAACTCGAAGTACTTCCAAATGCGAAGAAGaatctggaaaaataaaattaagatagataaataaaaaataaataaataataaataaggaaataaaataaataatttcaaacaaattgtttgaaaaatcagtggaagaaacgatttgaaggaaataaaatacttactgCTCCAAGTGTGGTGAAGATGTATAAGGACGCTTTCAATCGCGAAGCGCTTCCAAACACGAAGAACTTTCGAACGTCGAGAATTTTCAAACGTCAAGAACTTCGAAGCGTCAAGAACTTTCAAACGTTCTGTTCGATAGTCGAATTGGGAATGTGATCTCCGAGCTAGTTGTCGAGCTTATATAGACGCCATTTCGCTTCATGTTTGCCACCATTGCCTGGGTTAAGACTCTTAAGGGGGCCCCCTTATTAACAGGCTGGTAAAGCCTAAGCAGTTGTTGATTTGTTTGGTGTATGAAACACGGTTTAAAGGACAGACGTATTGTGCAGCAGGTATGCGAAACCTTCTTAATTACGGAAAGTCCGAGAATGTTTCTGAGAATATACAATGACAACAGAGTTGGAGGAAAGTGCGattctaatttattattagtcgtCGAGTAGGAAGCGAATAcattgcttttttttttaaatttacgctctttaataaataataatttatgtgTTACCTCTATATGGGTTACATGGTTATCACCACTGGGCTATTAGAGCAATAATCGTCTCGGGTGGTAGTTTATGTTCTGTGTTTACATTCATAGAAGTtcgataatattataattatgagTTATTCGAAGTACATATACcgcttaaatatattcgaaagaatGATATACTTTATACAGAATTATATATTGAAACATTGAACGATACATCTACCATCgctttattatttcttacgcATTAATTACACAGTCGTCGTATTAAGTATATAGTAAGTACAGCAGAGAAATATTTGATCGATATAGTTGTCGGTCGCTTGAGCTATTCCGATgattatattgtaaatatcgttggctttgaatatattttatcatcaAGGGACAGCTTCTTATTGTTGGTATTTGGCGGAGGGTAACGATGTTGAGTGGTAAACTCCTTCTAGGTAGATTCAGGGAGAGGACAAGAGGTAGCTATATAATTCAAAAGCATTAATTGTTTTCCTTCTGCTTGAAAGAATGATTTATTGTCATTAGCCGATTTTGtgaaaatttgttgaaaaatttgcGGCTAATTTTCCCTTCAAAGTGttccaaaaaagtgaaaaattgaaatttcgaaaaacccTCCCAGCGTTACCTGGGGAAAACTGTTACCTAACGAATGAACTTTGAGTTTTTGATTTCAGATGATGCAGCACCAAGTTATGAGCAATTCTActtttttccgagacacgtccgaataattattgccattgccgtattttttaatatttctccgtgaaaattttatacaatattcttcgaatgtcatactttaatgtACTATTGGTTTTAATAAAGAGTATCTACAGCCAATCTACCTAAAAAGTTTTGATAAATTCCCATATATCGCGTTATTTCTGTTCGTACTATACCAGGATGGACGGCATTCACTGTAACACCAGTTCCTATAtgacataaaaaataatgctttatcgattgtattatttattcaaaaataaattttattttctgttaaAATGACAAAACCTTTCAATTTATTTGCCAATTCCTTTGTAAATAGAATATTAGCTAATTTGCTCTGTGCATATGCTTCGCCAGGCTCATAGGTTTTCTCATTATTCAAATCGTCGAATTTAATTTTGCCACGCTTGTGTGCACTACTTGAAACATTTACAATCCTTGATGGTGCAGAATCTTTTAAAGTGTCTAACAATAAATTTGTTAGTAAAAAGTGTCCTATATGATTCACACCAAATTGCAATTCAATTCCTTCTTGGGTATACATCTTAGGACATCTCATTACTCCTGCATTATTTATAAGAATGTGAAGCTTTCTTTTCTTGTGTTCTACAATGGAAACAGATAATACAAATTATGCTATAGACCTATTGATTTAGAAATAATAAGTTCAGGAAGAATTTCTTCCCAATTTAGTATTCAAAAATAGATGAACActttatacatataacaaAGCTatgttatttcatttcatttcatacTCTAACATAGGATATGGTATATACCTTTCTTAAATTGCTCTGCAAAATCCCTAATACTTTTTTGAGATGCTAGATCACATGGTCTACAATAAACATATTTATTCCTACTTTCTACTACTATGTCACGGCGTGTCTAAAAAAATgatcattaattttatatctcacattttaatattactcttaatatgatataaatcatttttttaaaatacattttcacatttttccaTATCTCTACAAGCCATTATAACTTTAGCCTCTCGTTTAGCTAAATCACGAGCTATTTCTTTACCAATTCCAGTATTTGCTCCTGTTACAATAATTACTTTGTcagttaattttttatcattctCATATAATTCTCCACTAAGATAATCTCTgcaaaacaaagaaatgaataataagtaaagtaaaatataatttcacgTTTAAATAGGATCACTTACATattgatttatattttacgaataaaCAAAGAATGAGCAAtcatgttattctataataaaaaCGTAGTATAAAAGAATAATCTTTTTGCAAACTATAGAGACATTACCTAAGTATGTAACCTCCGCCAATGATGGTTATACCGGctgaatatatataaaaaggtTTTGAAACAGCCGCaaacatttttctaaataaataaaactgcACCAATAATTAACGgcaattttttagaaataatcaatagcaTTAATTATCAATAATTTAGTAAAACATTGTACGATTTGTTTTTTCCTTCAAGTAATATACAATGTACACACGCACGTGTATCTCAATGTAAATGGCATAACTGAATTTGTAACAATTCAATCATGAAACAAATATACAATAGATTTTGATAATATTGattaaaatgcaatagtccatttctatatattataatttttcttagtTTATTGtcattgttaatttatattattttaatcataATTAATCATAATTCATCATAATTAATTCGGATTCTGTTTCGAATACATGTCAAGTCATGGATATTGGATGATCCAAAATAAAGAGCGAAATTTAATACTCAGAAACGTGTAATGTATTTATCGCAAATACAAAATtctatacattatattttatataattgatCGTATTTGATCGTATCAGACAGTAACAGAAAATAGATGAAGACACACACGCACGCGCGCACACGACATCTTTACGATAAATCGAATTGAAAATATCGAGTTTTCAGTATCGAATCTGTCAATGCTGTTAATGTTTGTGTACTTTATTCGATTCTCATCTGACGtggaattttctaattttgctGTCAGAATTACATCTGTCATAATTAATC
Encoded proteins:
- the LOC126867232 gene encoding regulator of microtubule dynamics protein 1-like, whose amino-acid sequence is MLITWLAMVPCVLLSIVAVHSKSVVKNDSTITVTSFTKCHVKSRRGYQFEVSSNQYMLTTKLCTISSFTAMGIWGLTKKRGDNEAIITTKEVLIAKADALYEQEQYQEIHDLLINYKDSGDIEIIWRLCRAMYKLSKIVSEVDGKKLIFEAYDLILEALEIKEDNWAAHKWASILLNSKTLYEGVKAQIKESYNIKKYMQRAMEPNPKEPTLMYMLGTWCYQVSDLTWYQRKIASVIFGEPPSSSFEEALKYFETAEEIDPNFYSQNLLMLGKTYLKLNQKELATKYLKMALDYPAKNEDDRDAKQEAQKLLKKF
- the LOC126867919 gene encoding retinol dehydrogenase 13-like isoform X1: MFAAVSKPFYIYSAGITIIGGGYILRDYLSGELYENDKKLTDKVIIVTGANTGIGKEIARDLAKREAKVIMACRDMEKCENTRRDIVVESRNKYVYCRPCDLASQKSIRDFAEQFKKEHKKRKLHILINNAGVMRCPKMYTQEGIELQFGVNHIGHFLLTNLLLDTLKDSAPSRIVNVSSSAHKRGKIKFDDLNNEKTYEPGEAYAQSKLANILFTKELANKLKGTGVTVNAVHPGIVRTEITRYMGIYQNFLGRLAVDTLY
- the LOC126867919 gene encoding retinol dehydrogenase 13-like isoform X2, whose translation is MFAAVSKPYILRDYLSGELYENDKKLTDKVIIVTGANTGIGKEIARDLAKREAKVIMACRDMEKCENTRRDIVVESRNKYVYCRPCDLASQKSIRDFAEQFKKEHKKRKLHILINNAGVMRCPKMYTQEGIELQFGVNHIGHFLLTNLLLDTLKDSAPSRIVNVSSSAHKRGKIKFDDLNNEKTYEPGEAYAQSKLANILFTKELANKLKGTGVTVNAVHPGIVRTEITRYMGIYQNFLGRLAVDTLY